The following are from one region of the Petrotoga mobilis SJ95 genome:
- a CDS encoding OmpH family outer membrane protein, translating to MSNTTRKVFTVMVFSILFAVISFSQTDSTLKIGYVNFEKTVESYYKWKDLESMYQIDLQYYQGKINEMEQQFKDLQSSGATEEVLQQNLQQLQTRVNQYQQELQNEYQQKMANITSEVTVKIAQYAKENGYDLILNEIGVVYYNPELDLTEKIIQYLNEN from the coding sequence GTGAGTAATACAACAAGAAAAGTTTTTACTGTGATGGTATTTAGCATACTGTTTGCTGTTATTTCATTTTCTCAAACGGATTCAACTCTCAAAATTGGTTATGTGAATTTTGAAAAGACAGTAGAAAGTTATTACAAATGGAAGGATTTGGAATCCATGTATCAAATCGATCTACAATATTATCAAGGAAAAATCAATGAAATGGAACAACAGTTCAAGGATTTACAGAGTTCGGGGGCAACTGAGGAAGTCCTGCAACAAAATCTTCAACAATTACAAACTCGTGTAAATCAATATCAACAGGAATTGCAAAATGAGTATCAACAGAAAATGGCAAATATCACTTCGGAAGTAACAGTGAAGATAGCTCAGTATGCAAAAGAAAATGGGTACGATTTAATTTTAAATGAAATTGGTGTAGTTTATTACAATCCAGAATTAGATTTAACGGAAAAAATTATTCAATATTTGAATGAGAATTAA
- the rlmB gene encoding 23S rRNA (guanosine(2251)-2'-O)-methyltransferase RlmB — MYIYGKNILKEIIEARYPVKHIFFSSSKTERGSLKEIVEDVANLGYSYSFSPNEVLEKMALTNKHQGIVIDIGNDFKYENLDIIEGKEKLFLVILDQIQDPHNFGAIVRTSVAAGVDAIIIPKDNAVEVTPVVIKVSSGQIFKIPIIKVTNLSNTIETLKKENVWVYGADVEGKPYYEIDWQGKICLVFGNEGNGIRKNVKNHCDELVSIPMFNNVESLNVSVSSGIILFEAKKQRIFNM; from the coding sequence TTGTATATATACGGAAAAAACATATTAAAAGAGATTATTGAAGCTCGTTACCCTGTAAAGCATATTTTTTTCAGTAGTTCTAAAACAGAAAGAGGATCTTTAAAAGAAATCGTCGAAGATGTTGCAAATTTAGGATATTCTTACAGTTTTTCCCCCAATGAAGTTTTGGAAAAGATGGCTTTAACAAACAAACATCAGGGAATCGTTATTGATATCGGGAACGATTTTAAATATGAAAATTTGGATATTATAGAAGGAAAAGAAAAACTGTTTTTAGTAATCTTGGATCAGATTCAAGATCCGCATAATTTTGGAGCTATTGTAAGGACTTCGGTGGCCGCGGGGGTTGACGCCATTATAATACCAAAAGATAATGCTGTTGAAGTCACTCCTGTTGTTATAAAAGTATCTTCTGGTCAAATATTTAAGATACCGATAATTAAAGTAACCAATCTTTCAAATACAATAGAGACATTAAAGAAGGAAAATGTTTGGGTTTATGGAGCAGATGTTGAGGGTAAACCTTATTATGAAATCGATTGGCAAGGAAAAATATGCTTGGTTTTTGGAAATGAAGGAAACGGCATTCGAAAAAACGTTAAAAACCATTGTGATGAATTAGTAAGCATTCCGATGTTTAACAACGTTGAGTCTTTAAATGTATCGGTTAGTTCAGGAATTATACTTTTTGAAGCGAAGAAACAAAGAATTTTTAATATGTAA
- a CDS encoding Mini-ribonuclease 3, with translation MKKFEEIINPQLADLREIPIENFSYIGDAVIGLIYKVKLLKDGRIKTRDLYEKTKDFLSAKAHSKFVDIVLDHLTPIEMQYYKRAENSNGAKKRGNDNDYRKSTGFEAVIGYLFLTKSYSRIEELLGVIDNCIYTEKTY, from the coding sequence ATGAAAAAATTCGAGGAAATTATAAATCCCCAACTTGCGGATCTGCGTGAAATACCAATAGAGAACTTTTCTTATATTGGAGACGCTGTTATAGGTTTGATTTACAAGGTGAAATTGTTGAAGGATGGAAGGATTAAGACAAGAGACCTTTATGAAAAGACGAAAGATTTTTTAAGCGCAAAAGCTCATTCAAAGTTTGTTGATATTGTGTTAGATCATTTAACTCCAATAGAGATGCAGTATTACAAACGGGCTGAAAATTCAAACGGTGCCAAGAAAAGAGGCAACGATAATGATTATAGGAAATCTACAGGATTTGAAGCGGTCATTGGATATCTTTTTTTGACTAAAAGTTACTCAAGAATCGAGGAATTATTGGGAGTGATCGATAATTGTATATATACGGAAAAAACATATTAA
- a CDS encoding glycosyltransferase family 4 protein, translated as MNIGMFSDTYLPQKNGVATAIKLYKDEMEKRGHNVYLFVPKYKFDYKRNDDKIFEFPAVKFLFEKEQRIALPFSPEIFKLKELNLDIIHSHDPFSMGILARVVSRMLKLKHVATHHTMYDYYLHYLPLIVRPQPEFVQRLIKNWCLKTDKIIAPTDNIKETLVEYGVPSEHIVTIPTGIDLASFDKPINWDLKKEYPQIKEDDRILLFVGRLGKEKNISFLLKVFKKVLMDETKVKFVIVGGGPEKEELEKLAMDLNIAENVIFTGPQPREKVIDAYKQAYLFIFASYTETQGLVILESMAAGTPVVALGKLGVYDILSQEDAGGIMIKELNEDDFSHEILKVLKESSTYEELKKKAEIFVKNNYSIEKCVDMILELYQKEIVSV; from the coding sequence TTGAATATAGGAATGTTTTCCGATACTTATTTACCACAGAAAAATGGAGTTGCAACCGCTATAAAACTCTATAAGGATGAAATGGAAAAAAGGGGGCACAATGTATATCTATTTGTTCCAAAATATAAATTTGATTATAAAAGGAACGATGATAAAATTTTTGAATTTCCTGCTGTTAAGTTCCTCTTTGAGAAAGAGCAAAGGATTGCACTACCTTTTTCTCCAGAAATTTTTAAACTTAAAGAGTTAAACTTGGATATAATACATTCTCATGATCCTTTTTCTATGGGAATTCTTGCAAGGGTTGTGTCACGCATGCTGAAGTTAAAACACGTAGCAACACACCATACCATGTATGATTATTATTTGCACTATCTACCATTGATAGTTAGACCCCAACCAGAATTTGTTCAAAGACTTATAAAAAATTGGTGTTTAAAAACAGATAAAATAATTGCTCCTACAGACAATATAAAAGAGACGCTCGTCGAATATGGTGTACCTTCCGAACATATAGTAACTATTCCAACCGGGATAGACTTAGCTTCTTTTGATAAACCTATTAACTGGGATTTGAAAAAAGAATATCCACAAATAAAAGAAGACGACAGAATTCTTTTATTTGTAGGTAGGCTGGGAAAGGAAAAGAATATAAGTTTTCTTTTGAAGGTGTTTAAAAAAGTACTTATGGATGAAACAAAGGTAAAATTCGTTATTGTTGGTGGAGGGCCTGAAAAAGAAGAGTTAGAAAAGTTAGCTATGGACTTAAATATCGCTGAAAATGTTATTTTTACAGGCCCACAACCAAGAGAAAAGGTTATAGATGCCTACAAACAAGCTTATTTATTTATTTTTGCTTCTTACACGGAAACACAGGGATTAGTTATTCTTGAATCTATGGCTGCTGGTACGCCGGTAGTCGCTTTGGGGAAATTGGGTGTTTATGATATACTTTCTCAAGAAGATGCAGGTGGAATTATGATCAAAGAGTTAAATGAAGATGATTTTTCTCATGAAATACTCAAAGTGTTAAAAGAGTCATCAACATACGAAGAATTAAAAAAGAAAGCTGAAATTTTTGTTAAAAATAATTATTCCATCGAAAAGTGTGTAGATATGATTTTGGAACTATACCAAAAGGAGATAGTAAGTGTATGA